One window of Candidatus Microthrix subdominans genomic DNA carries:
- a CDS encoding acyltransferase family protein — protein sequence MAERPGDRPEAPVVSLAEKRHQHVDDPLTAGRELVHVPTTEKAMAPDDDPRLGDVDEWGRSERMRGLVRKAFDPVYRHYFRAEWEGLEHIPTDGGALLVANHAGAVPSDAPVIMHGIETELERPVYGLADNFFRKIPVVGTLWSRAGGLPAHPDNAYRLLNGQGQLVLVFPEGVKGTSKTIGNRYKLARFGRGGFVEIAMRAGVPIIPIAVMGNEEANPILWRLPGAKMLGVPYLPVTPQSLVLGPLGTLVPLPAKFKLRVLPPVTFDVPPSQHRYSRTRIMDGSQEIQGKIQEALYEMAAERRNWWGG from the coding sequence ATGGCTGAGCGCCCCGGCGATCGGCCCGAGGCACCGGTGGTGTCGCTCGCCGAGAAACGGCATCAACATGTCGACGACCCGCTGACCGCCGGGCGGGAACTGGTGCACGTGCCGACGACCGAGAAGGCGATGGCACCCGACGACGACCCCCGCCTCGGCGACGTGGACGAATGGGGCCGTTCCGAACGAATGCGCGGGTTGGTCCGCAAGGCGTTTGACCCGGTCTACCGCCACTACTTCCGGGCGGAGTGGGAGGGGCTTGAGCACATCCCCACCGATGGTGGTGCCCTGCTGGTGGCCAACCACGCCGGCGCTGTGCCCTCCGATGCCCCGGTGATCATGCACGGCATCGAGACCGAGCTCGAACGCCCGGTCTACGGGCTGGCCGACAACTTCTTCCGCAAAATCCCCGTCGTCGGCACCCTGTGGTCGCGGGCGGGGGGACTGCCCGCCCACCCGGACAATGCCTACCGGCTGCTCAACGGACAGGGTCAGCTGGTGCTGGTGTTCCCCGAGGGCGTCAAAGGCACGTCGAAGACGATCGGCAACCGCTACAAGCTGGCCCGCTTCGGACGGGGCGGGTTTGTCGAGATCGCCATGCGGGCGGGGGTGCCGATCATCCCGATCGCCGTCATGGGCAACGAGGAGGCCAACCCGATCCTCTGGAGGCTTCCGGGGGCCAAGATGCTCGGCGTGCCGTACCTGCCGGTGACACCCCAGAGCCTCGTGCTCGGGCCGCTCGGCACGCTGGTGCCGCTGCCGGCCAAGTTCAAGCTGCGGGTGTTGCCGCCGGTCACCTTCGACGTGCCGCCGTCTCAGCACCGCTACTCCCGCACCCGCATCATGGACGGCTCCCAAGAGATCCAGGGCAAGATTCAAGAGGCCCTCTACGAGATGGCCGCCGAACGACGGAACTGGTGGGGTGGCTGA